CGATTCCGACGACCGATCAAGTGACGCCATCATGTATTTCTGTGGTGCGGTTGCCCTGCTGATGTTCTCGATACTCGCGTTCGGCAACGCTTCGGAATGGTTCGACTACGCTTCCGGCGCCATCTGCCTCGGTCTCGCTGCCGTACTTGGTTACCGGGGATTCCGCTCGGGAGCGGTCTGAGCCGGACATACCCGCAAATAAACCCCGCACCTTCCCTTTCTCGCGTGGTCCGTCGCGGACCAGCATTAGTCCAGCACCTCCGCAACGTGACGCAGCCACCGGGCGACGACGGCCAGCTCCTGGGCGCTGAACCCGTCGGTGATCTTTCCGTTCAGCTCCCCGAGGGCGGACTGCACGACGCCGAGCGCTGACTTTCCCTCGGCGGTCAGGTTCACCCGGATGGTGCGGCGGTCCGCCGGATCCGCTGCCCGGGTGAGAAGCCCAGCCTTTTCCAGCCGGGACAGCAGCCCGCTGAGCCCCGCCGGCGAGGCGTCCACCGCTTCGGCCACCTCACCGGTACTCGCGCCGGGACGGGTGGCCAGATACAGCAGCACCCCCGCGGCCGGTGCACTCAGTCCGCGGTCCTCGCCCCGGCGTCCGATCCAGCGGCGCAGCCGGCGTTCGGCGGTCAGCGTCAGGAAGATCAGCCGCGGCGGACGCCGCCGGCCGCCGTCGTCCGTCCCGCCGCCGTCCGTTCCGCCGGCGCCGCCCGGCCTCATGGCCTGTTCGCGATCCGCCCGTCCAGCCA
This window of the Arthrobacter sp. zg-Y919 genome carries:
- a CDS encoding MarR family transcriptional regulator gives rise to the protein MRPGGAGGTDGGGTDDGGRRRPPRLIFLTLTAERRLRRWIGRRGEDRGLSAPAAGVLLYLATRPGASTGEVAEAVDASPAGLSGLLSRLEKAGLLTRAADPADRRTIRVNLTAEGKSALGVVQSALGELNGKITDGFSAQELAVVARWLRHVAEVLD